The following are encoded together in the Gadus chalcogrammus isolate NIFS_2021 chromosome 2, NIFS_Gcha_1.0, whole genome shotgun sequence genome:
- the LOC130375648 gene encoding beta-1,4 N-acetylgalactosaminyltransferase 2-like isoform X1 encodes MGRCKFNEKWFEEDTFWGWLEKAGGYEARCRLSRKAFILGTMGAKALESHMRSQKYIRYSVAASGTTTMPILFERSGLKSSASVASTSHQTALTGFVSPPETQKAEVLWVLHTMSSFIRSGLLQLLLLGFFVVMAFFGFFQSCTVEHKRSLIRRWSPPTGLFIPPSTCFCINDSYILDNSIPSDQLAEILERRGKEYKKHQARTSSILNTLLFAPSNSPLQYPIQGFTVRPMVPTLIPGLALHTQKRSSYKVLLNVTRGILSLGTPRDEDVVNGSRKNLIILETDSLAEMNKLLAKVTYTSTVYHIHTGDLVHFMCEVHQAVFPIVIRQPTLPVLFDIGTAISDQVTVTTKTFMRYKELKLLIRSLRQHYKDMTLIVADDTHEPEKIIEENVLHYIMPGGQGWFAGRTLAVSQVTTKYFLWVDDDFLFTEKTKIEDLVEVMEATPMLDVVGGSVDGNQFYFSINYDEGDGVTGGCLEKKNNRRFHSVPNFPQCHLVSGVVNFFLARTDAVNRVRFDPKLKRVGHPEFFMDGLGQLMVATCSHVSISHQPRMMKPEYKIFRHPTSEEQDSKKRLYHYKNYLKCIRFG; translated from the exons ATGGGACGGTGCAAATTCAATGAGAAATGGTTTGAGGAGGATACGTTTTGGGGGTGGTTGGAGAAGGCAGGTGGCTACGAGGCAAGGTGTCGTCTATCCCGAAAGGCATTCATACTAGGGACCATGGGAGCAAAAGCTCTTGAGTCCCACATGAGGTCGCAGAAATATATCCGATACTCCGTGGCAGCTAGCGGGACTACAACGATGCCCATATTATTTGAAAGAAGTGGACTGAAAAGTTCAGCATCCGTGGCTAGTACTTCACATCAGACGGCGTTAACCGGCTTTGTGTCGCCACCAGAAACCCAGAAGGCGGAGGTATTGTGGGTTCTCCACACG ATGAGCAGTTTTATCAGATCGGGTTTGCTGCAGCTTCTTCTGCTTGGTTTCTTTGTTGTTATGGCCTTCTTCGGATTCTTCCAGAGCTGTACGGTAGAGCACAAGCGCTCCCTCATCAGAAGGTG GTCTCCACCCACCGGCCTATTCATCCCCCCTTCTACCTGCTTCTGCATAAATGACTCGTATATTCTGGACAACAGCATTCCTAGTGACCAGCTGGCAGAGATTCTGGAACGACGGGGCAAGGAGTACAAGAAACACCAGGCCAG AACAAGCTCCATTTTGAACACACTCCTCTTTGCTCCATCCAACTCTCCACTGCAGTATCCCATTCAGGGTTTCACAGTTCGTCCCATGGTCCCCACTCTCATTCCAG GTTTAGcgctgcacacacagaaaagaagCAGCTACAAG GTTTTACTAAATGTCACCAGAGGTATCCTCAGTCTAGGGACCCCAAGAGATGAAGATGTTGTCAATG GTAGCAGGAAGAATTTGATCATCTTGGAGACGGATAGCTTAGCGGAAATGAACAAACTTCTGGCGAAGGTCACCTATACCAGCACTGTGTACCACATACACACCGGAGACCTGG TTCACTTCATGTGTGAGGTTCACCAAGCTGTGTTCCCCATCGTCATTCGTCAACCAACCCTACCTGTGCTCTTCGACATTGGAACAG CCATCAGTGACCAAGTGACTGTCACCACTAAGACCTTCATGCGCTACAAGGAGTTGAAGCTCCTCATAAGAAGCTTAAGACAgcactacaaagacatgacacTCATTGTGGCTGACGACACCCATGAGCCGGAAAAAATCATTGAAGAAAATGTTCTGCATTACATTATGCCCGGGGGACAG GGCTGGTTTGCTGGCAGAACCCTGGCTGTCTCTCAAGTCACCACCAAGTACTTTCTTTGGGTGGATGATGACTTTCTATTCACTGAGAAAACAAAGATAGAGGatctggtggaggtgatggaggcaaCACCAATGTTGGATGTG GTTGGGGGTTCAGTGGATGGAAATCAGTTCTACTTCTCCATCAACTATGATGAGGGAGATGGAGTCACTGGAGGCTGTCtagagaagaaaaacaacagaagaTTCCACTCAGTACCTAATTTTCCACAATGCCACCTCGTCAGTGGGGTGGTCAACTTCTTCCTGGCTCGTACCGATGCTGTGAATCGAGTGAGATTTGACCCCAAGCTGAAGAGAGTGGGACATCCAG AATTCTTCATGGATGGACTTGGTCAATTGATGGTTGCAACATGTAGTCATGTTTCCATCAGCCATCAGCCTAGAATGATGAAACCTGAGTACAAGATATTCAGACACCCCACATCGGAGGAACAGGATTCAAAAAAACGGCTGTACCACTACAAAAACTACCTCAAATGTATCCGCTTTGGATAG
- the LOC130375648 gene encoding beta-1,4 N-acetylgalactosaminyltransferase 2-like isoform X2 — translation MTVNKTTKSKRMDIHVRYWPTDDTDSHIISRYYGSQFMLDHFNMSSFIRSGLLQLLLLGFFVVMAFFGFFQSCTVEHKRSLIRRWSPPTGLFIPPSTCFCINDSYILDNSIPSDQLAEILERRGKEYKKHQARTSSILNTLLFAPSNSPLQYPIQGFTVRPMVPTLIPGLALHTQKRSSYKVLLNVTRGILSLGTPRDEDVVNGSRKNLIILETDSLAEMNKLLAKVTYTSTVYHIHTGDLVHFMCEVHQAVFPIVIRQPTLPVLFDIGTAISDQVTVTTKTFMRYKELKLLIRSLRQHYKDMTLIVADDTHEPEKIIEENVLHYIMPGGQGWFAGRTLAVSQVTTKYFLWVDDDFLFTEKTKIEDLVEVMEATPMLDVVGGSVDGNQFYFSINYDEGDGVTGGCLEKKNNRRFHSVPNFPQCHLVSGVVNFFLARTDAVNRVRFDPKLKRVGHPEFFMDGLGQLMVATCSHVSISHQPRMMKPEYKIFRHPTSEEQDSKKRLYHYKNYLKCIRFG, via the exons ATGACAGTTAACAAAACCACTAAAAGCAAACGGATGGATATCCATGTGAGGTACTGGCCCACGGACGACACCGACAGCCATATCATATCGCGGTATTATGGATCACAGTTCATGCTGGATCATTTTAAT ATGAGCAGTTTTATCAGATCGGGTTTGCTGCAGCTTCTTCTGCTTGGTTTCTTTGTTGTTATGGCCTTCTTCGGATTCTTCCAGAGCTGTACGGTAGAGCACAAGCGCTCCCTCATCAGAAGGTG GTCTCCACCCACCGGCCTATTCATCCCCCCTTCTACCTGCTTCTGCATAAATGACTCGTATATTCTGGACAACAGCATTCCTAGTGACCAGCTGGCAGAGATTCTGGAACGACGGGGCAAGGAGTACAAGAAACACCAGGCCAG AACAAGCTCCATTTTGAACACACTCCTCTTTGCTCCATCCAACTCTCCACTGCAGTATCCCATTCAGGGTTTCACAGTTCGTCCCATGGTCCCCACTCTCATTCCAG GTTTAGcgctgcacacacagaaaagaagCAGCTACAAG GTTTTACTAAATGTCACCAGAGGTATCCTCAGTCTAGGGACCCCAAGAGATGAAGATGTTGTCAATG GTAGCAGGAAGAATTTGATCATCTTGGAGACGGATAGCTTAGCGGAAATGAACAAACTTCTGGCGAAGGTCACCTATACCAGCACTGTGTACCACATACACACCGGAGACCTGG TTCACTTCATGTGTGAGGTTCACCAAGCTGTGTTCCCCATCGTCATTCGTCAACCAACCCTACCTGTGCTCTTCGACATTGGAACAG CCATCAGTGACCAAGTGACTGTCACCACTAAGACCTTCATGCGCTACAAGGAGTTGAAGCTCCTCATAAGAAGCTTAAGACAgcactacaaagacatgacacTCATTGTGGCTGACGACACCCATGAGCCGGAAAAAATCATTGAAGAAAATGTTCTGCATTACATTATGCCCGGGGGACAG GGCTGGTTTGCTGGCAGAACCCTGGCTGTCTCTCAAGTCACCACCAAGTACTTTCTTTGGGTGGATGATGACTTTCTATTCACTGAGAAAACAAAGATAGAGGatctggtggaggtgatggaggcaaCACCAATGTTGGATGTG GTTGGGGGTTCAGTGGATGGAAATCAGTTCTACTTCTCCATCAACTATGATGAGGGAGATGGAGTCACTGGAGGCTGTCtagagaagaaaaacaacagaagaTTCCACTCAGTACCTAATTTTCCACAATGCCACCTCGTCAGTGGGGTGGTCAACTTCTTCCTGGCTCGTACCGATGCTGTGAATCGAGTGAGATTTGACCCCAAGCTGAAGAGAGTGGGACATCCAG AATTCTTCATGGATGGACTTGGTCAATTGATGGTTGCAACATGTAGTCATGTTTCCATCAGCCATCAGCCTAGAATGATGAAACCTGAGTACAAGATATTCAGACACCCCACATCGGAGGAACAGGATTCAAAAAAACGGCTGTACCACTACAAAAACTACCTCAAATGTATCCGCTTTGGATAG
- the LOC130375648 gene encoding beta-1,4 N-acetylgalactosaminyltransferase 2-like isoform X3 — protein MSSFIRSGLLQLLLLGFFVVMAFFGFFQSCTVEHKRSLIRRWSPPTGLFIPPSTCFCINDSYILDNSIPSDQLAEILERRGKEYKKHQARTSSILNTLLFAPSNSPLQYPIQGFTVRPMVPTLIPGLALHTQKRSSYKVLLNVTRGILSLGTPRDEDVVNGSRKNLIILETDSLAEMNKLLAKVTYTSTVYHIHTGDLVHFMCEVHQAVFPIVIRQPTLPVLFDIGTAISDQVTVTTKTFMRYKELKLLIRSLRQHYKDMTLIVADDTHEPEKIIEENVLHYIMPGGQGWFAGRTLAVSQVTTKYFLWVDDDFLFTEKTKIEDLVEVMEATPMLDVVGGSVDGNQFYFSINYDEGDGVTGGCLEKKNNRRFHSVPNFPQCHLVSGVVNFFLARTDAVNRVRFDPKLKRVGHPEFFMDGLGQLMVATCSHVSISHQPRMMKPEYKIFRHPTSEEQDSKKRLYHYKNYLKCIRFG, from the exons ATGAGCAGTTTTATCAGATCGGGTTTGCTGCAGCTTCTTCTGCTTGGTTTCTTTGTTGTTATGGCCTTCTTCGGATTCTTCCAGAGCTGTACGGTAGAGCACAAGCGCTCCCTCATCAGAAGGTG GTCTCCACCCACCGGCCTATTCATCCCCCCTTCTACCTGCTTCTGCATAAATGACTCGTATATTCTGGACAACAGCATTCCTAGTGACCAGCTGGCAGAGATTCTGGAACGACGGGGCAAGGAGTACAAGAAACACCAGGCCAG AACAAGCTCCATTTTGAACACACTCCTCTTTGCTCCATCCAACTCTCCACTGCAGTATCCCATTCAGGGTTTCACAGTTCGTCCCATGGTCCCCACTCTCATTCCAG GTTTAGcgctgcacacacagaaaagaagCAGCTACAAG GTTTTACTAAATGTCACCAGAGGTATCCTCAGTCTAGGGACCCCAAGAGATGAAGATGTTGTCAATG GTAGCAGGAAGAATTTGATCATCTTGGAGACGGATAGCTTAGCGGAAATGAACAAACTTCTGGCGAAGGTCACCTATACCAGCACTGTGTACCACATACACACCGGAGACCTGG TTCACTTCATGTGTGAGGTTCACCAAGCTGTGTTCCCCATCGTCATTCGTCAACCAACCCTACCTGTGCTCTTCGACATTGGAACAG CCATCAGTGACCAAGTGACTGTCACCACTAAGACCTTCATGCGCTACAAGGAGTTGAAGCTCCTCATAAGAAGCTTAAGACAgcactacaaagacatgacacTCATTGTGGCTGACGACACCCATGAGCCGGAAAAAATCATTGAAGAAAATGTTCTGCATTACATTATGCCCGGGGGACAG GGCTGGTTTGCTGGCAGAACCCTGGCTGTCTCTCAAGTCACCACCAAGTACTTTCTTTGGGTGGATGATGACTTTCTATTCACTGAGAAAACAAAGATAGAGGatctggtggaggtgatggaggcaaCACCAATGTTGGATGTG GTTGGGGGTTCAGTGGATGGAAATCAGTTCTACTTCTCCATCAACTATGATGAGGGAGATGGAGTCACTGGAGGCTGTCtagagaagaaaaacaacagaagaTTCCACTCAGTACCTAATTTTCCACAATGCCACCTCGTCAGTGGGGTGGTCAACTTCTTCCTGGCTCGTACCGATGCTGTGAATCGAGTGAGATTTGACCCCAAGCTGAAGAGAGTGGGACATCCAG AATTCTTCATGGATGGACTTGGTCAATTGATGGTTGCAACATGTAGTCATGTTTCCATCAGCCATCAGCCTAGAATGATGAAACCTGAGTACAAGATATTCAGACACCCCACATCGGAGGAACAGGATTCAAAAAAACGGCTGTACCACTACAAAAACTACCTCAAATGTATCCGCTTTGGATAG
- the LOC130403565 gene encoding beta-1,4 N-acetylgalactosaminyltransferase 2-like produces the protein MSYLWHSRFSKEDKFEAPMKKWSPITGQVKPLASCNCSAMAHDLAGHIPTANRADIQKRRAEEYKKHQARTGSILNTLLLAASNSPLQYPIQGFIVRPLVPTLIPGLALNSAQRSSYKVSLNVTKGVLRLGSTSKAESVEGGGKNLLILEKLNLEELNKLLANVTYTSTVYHIHTGDLVHFSFEHHEAVFPIVIRRPTVPVLFDMGTNIRDQVTVTTKTFLRYKELKVLIRSLRQFYKDVVLIVADDSFTPEKITEENVLQYIMPGGQGWFAGRTLAVSQVTTKYFLWVDDDFLFTDKTKIEDLVEVMEATPELDVVGASVIGSEFYFSIDYEEGDGVYGGCLQRKSKVKIRSLPNYPQCSIVDGVVNFFLARTVAVNRVRFDPKLKRVAHSEFFMDGLGQLMVASCGHVSIGHQSKMAIAEYQRFRHSGNAEVQYKLQLHYYKNHLKCIHYG, from the exons ATGAGCTACCTCTGGCATTCAAGATTCTCTAAAGAGGACAAGTTTGAAGCCCCAATGAAAAAGTG GTCCCCGATAACTGGTCAAGTGAAACCCCTGGCTTCCTGCAATTGCTCAGCGATGGCACATGATCTTGCCGGGCACATTCCTACTGCCAACCGAGCAGACATTCAGAAACGACGGGCAGAGGAGTACAAGAAGCACCAGGCGAG AACAGGCTCCATTTTGAACACACTCCTCCTTGCTGCGTCCAACTCTCCACTGCAGTATCCCATTCAGGGTTTCATAGTACGCCCCTTGGTCCCCACTCTTATTCCAG GTTTAGCGTTGAACTCAGCTCAAAGAAGCAGCTACAAG GTATCACTAAATGTCACCAAAGGTGTGCTCCGTCTAGGGAGCACAAGTAAAGCAGAGAGTGTCGAAG gtGGTGGGAAGAACTTGTTGATCTTGGAAAAGCTGAACTTAGAGGAACTCAACAAACTTCTGGCAAATGTCACCTACACCAGCACTGTGTACCACATACACACCGGAGACCTGG TTCACTTCTCGTTTGAGCATCATGAAGCTGTCTTCCCCATTGTCATTCGGCGACCAACCGTTCCTGTACTTTTCGACATGGGAACAA ACATTAGAGACCAAGTGACAGTCACCACCAAGACCTTCCTGCGCTACAAGGAGTTGAAGGTGCTCATAAGAAGCCTCAGACAATTCTACAAAGACGTGGTGCTCATCGTGGCCGATGACAGCTTTACTCCAGAAAAGATCACAGAAGAAAATGTTCTGCAATACATCATGCCTGGGGGACAG GGCTGGTTTGCTGGCAGAACCCTGGCTGTCTCTCAAGTCACCACCAAGTACTTTCTTTGGGTGGATGACGACTTTCTATTCACTGATAAAACAAAGATAGAGGATcttgtggaggtgatggaggcaaCACCAGAGTTGGATGTG GTTGGGGCATCAGTTATTGGAAGCGAGTTCTACTTCTCCATCGACTATGAGGAAGGCGATGGAGTCTACGGAGGCTGCCTGCAAAGGAAGTCCAAAGTAAAGATCCGATCACTACCAAATTACCCACAATGTTCCATAGTCGATGGGGTGGTCAACTTCTTCCTGGCTCGTACCGTTGCTGTGAATCGAGTGAGATTTGACCCCAAGCTGAAGAGAGTGGCACATTCAG AATTCTTCATGGATGGTCTCGGCCAATTGATGGTTGCTTCGTGTGGCCATGTTTCCATCGGCCATCAGTCGAAAATGGCCATTGCTGAATATCAGCGTTTCAGACATTCCGGAAATGCTGAAGTGCAGTATAAACTACAGCTGCACTACTACAAAAACCATCTAAAATGTATCCACTATGGATAG